A genomic window from Pseudogulbenkiania sp. MAI-1 includes:
- the nosZ gene encoding TAT-dependent nitrous-oxide reductase: protein MAKEESVSDIGRRKFLGTSTMLGLAGIGLSAGLSGCKDGGAQAAAGNAGGEAAAASHGAGHNPHKAPGQLDDYYGLWSGGHSGEMRVLGLPSGREIKRIPVFNMDCMSGWGITNESKAILGTKPDGSPKYMVGDTHHVHASYAKGTYDGRYAWVNDKINSRLARIRLDTFECDKITELPNVQGFHGIFPDKRDPVDASIDRTTRVFCGSEFHIPHANDGRDLDAGEKYGALFTCVDAETMEVRWQCKVDGNMDLVATSFDGKLAASNQYNVENGIRYEDMMSAERDACVFFNVARIEQAVKEGKFKTIGDSKVPVVDGTKAANADPKTALTAYVPVPKNPHGVNASPDAKYFICAGKLSPTATVIELEKVLAWFDGKLDDIKKAIVAEVELGLGPLHTAFDGRGNAYTTLFLDSQIVKWNLAEAIKFYGGDKNAKYVVDRLDVQFQPGHLNASMSETREADGQWLAVGCKFSKDRFLPVGPLHPENEQLVDISGDKMIHVADHPVYPEPHDFIIVKRDKIKPRQVYNLDEFPLALKDPKESRVERKGNKVTIYLASQAPAFSLREFKVKKGDEVTVILTNLDKVEDLTHGFAIPKYNVNFIVNPQETKSVTFKADKPGVYWCYCTHFCHALHLEMRSRLIVER, encoded by the coding sequence ATGGCGAAGGAAGAATCCGTTTCCGACATCGGCCGCCGCAAATTCCTCGGCACCTCGACGATGCTGGGCCTGGCCGGCATCGGCCTGAGCGCCGGGCTCAGCGGCTGCAAGGACGGCGGCGCCCAGGCCGCCGCCGGCAACGCGGGCGGAGAAGCGGCCGCGGCGTCCCACGGCGCCGGCCACAACCCGCACAAGGCCCCCGGCCAGCTCGACGACTACTACGGCCTGTGGTCCGGCGGCCACTCCGGCGAAATGCGCGTGCTGGGCCTGCCGTCCGGCCGCGAGATCAAGCGCATCCCGGTGTTCAACATGGACTGCATGAGCGGCTGGGGCATCACCAACGAATCCAAGGCCATCCTCGGCACCAAGCCGGACGGCAGCCCCAAGTACATGGTCGGCGACACCCACCACGTGCACGCCTCGTACGCCAAGGGCACCTACGACGGCCGCTACGCCTGGGTCAACGACAAGATCAACTCACGCCTGGCGCGCATCCGCCTCGACACCTTCGAGTGCGACAAGATCACCGAACTGCCCAACGTACAGGGCTTCCACGGCATCTTCCCGGACAAGCGCGACCCGGTGGACGCCAGCATCGACCGCACCACCCGCGTGTTCTGCGGCAGCGAATTCCACATCCCGCACGCCAACGACGGCCGTGACCTCGACGCCGGCGAAAAATACGGCGCGCTGTTCACCTGCGTCGACGCCGAGACCATGGAAGTGCGCTGGCAGTGCAAGGTCGACGGCAACATGGATCTCGTGGCCACCTCCTTCGACGGCAAGCTCGCCGCCTCCAACCAGTACAACGTCGAAAACGGCATCCGCTACGAAGACATGATGTCGGCCGAGCGCGACGCCTGCGTGTTCTTCAACGTGGCGCGCATCGAACAAGCAGTGAAGGAAGGCAAGTTCAAGACCATCGGGGATTCGAAAGTACCGGTGGTGGACGGCACCAAGGCCGCCAACGCCGACCCCAAGACCGCGCTCACCGCCTACGTGCCGGTGCCGAAGAACCCGCACGGCGTCAACGCCAGCCCGGACGCCAAATACTTCATCTGCGCCGGCAAGCTCTCCCCCACCGCCACCGTGATCGAGCTGGAGAAAGTGCTGGCCTGGTTCGACGGCAAGCTCGACGACATCAAGAAAGCCATCGTCGCCGAAGTGGAACTGGGCCTCGGCCCCTTGCACACCGCCTTCGACGGCCGCGGCAACGCCTACACCACGTTGTTCCTCGATTCGCAGATCGTGAAATGGAACCTCGCCGAAGCGATCAAGTTCTACGGCGGCGACAAGAATGCCAAGTACGTGGTGGACCGGCTCGACGTGCAATTCCAGCCCGGCCACCTCAACGCCTCGATGTCGGAAACGCGCGAGGCCGACGGCCAATGGCTGGCGGTGGGCTGCAAGTTCTCCAAGGACCGCTTCCTGCCGGTCGGCCCGCTGCACCCGGAAAACGAACAGCTGGTGGACATCAGCGGCGACAAGATGATCCACGTCGCCGACCACCCGGTGTACCCGGAGCCGCACGACTTCATCATCGTCAAGCGCGACAAGATCAAGCCGCGCCAGGTCTACAACCTGGACGAGTTCCCGCTGGCGCTGAAAGACCCGAAGGAAAGCCGCGTCGAGCGCAAGGGCAACAAGGTGACGATCTACCTCGCCTCACAGGCGCCGGCGTTCAGCCTGCGGGAATTCAAGGTGAAGAAGGGCGACGAGGTGACGGTGATCCTGACCAACCTCGACAAGGTGGAAGACCTGACCCACGGCTTCGCTATCCCCAAGTACAACGTCAACTTCATCGTCAACCCGCAGGAGACCAAGTCGGTCACCTTCAAGGCAGACAAGCCGGGCGTCTACTGGTGCTACTGCACCCACTTCTGCCACGCGCTGCACCTGGAGATGCGCTCGCGCCTGATCGTCGAGCGCTGA
- a CDS encoding rhodanese-like domain-containing protein — MRTAQDLVREARSRIVELPLPEAATWRPDGVLVVDVREPTEYAAGHVPGAVNLPRGVLEFQLEASPELANRHRPVLLYCQTSACAALAAQSLLQMGYTTVCSIAGGFDDWLAAGLPVEKPAPASTR, encoded by the coding sequence ATGAGAACCGCACAAGATCTGGTGAGGGAGGCACGCAGCCGCATCGTCGAGCTGCCGCTGCCCGAGGCGGCGACCTGGCGACCGGATGGCGTGCTGGTGGTGGACGTGCGCGAACCGACGGAGTACGCCGCCGGCCACGTGCCCGGCGCCGTCAACCTGCCGCGCGGCGTGCTGGAGTTCCAGCTGGAGGCGTCGCCGGAGCTGGCCAACCGTCACCGCCCGGTGCTGCTGTATTGCCAGACCAGCGCCTGTGCCGCGCTGGCGGCGCAGTCGCTGCTGCAGATGGGCTACACCACGGTGTGCTCGATCGCCGGCGGCTTCGACGACTGGCTCGCCGCCGGGCTGCCGGTGGAAAAACCTGCGCCGGCCTCGACGCGGTGA